The genomic DNA TGACTTTGCATTCGGTGCTTAATACCATCAAGGAGAAACCAATAATATGCAGATGGCAGCCAATAATTATTGTCCACAATACAAGACATTCAGACTTGTTCTCATTCAGATTGGTAACTGAGATACTTCTAAACTCTAAGTGGCATTCCAGGTTTTAGAGTCACTGAAAACTGCATCTGGTCTAAATCATGAACACATTTTTTGTTCATAGAGTCATAAGAGACAGTCAAACAATACAAAGACAGAAAAACAGAATTAGTTGGCATTTGAGTTGATCAAACATCTCATGGGCTTTtcattgaaacatatttaaagttAGCGGAATGTTCTATGTTGAAGTTAGAACAACAAATTATCCGATGAAGTACACACTGGCACCCCAAGTAACCACAACTTAATGTCGCTTAATCTCCTAATCGGACAAAGTGTTATTCTCACCCTGAACTGAACCTCAACTCTGAGAAGTCAAAATGGAATTAAAccatattagaaaaaaaattacataatccATTCTTGTTCCTCGTAGAGGGCttaaatgaaattatgaaaGTAGCATATTTGGGGGGAGGGGTTACCAAGAAAATGCAGAATGGAATATGAAAAGTTGAAAACCAAGAACCCATTTAACGAACTCCCCATATGTCATTCTGAAAATACCAGAAAACCCATAATCTTGCGATAGACAGTACATGAAAAGGGTCATCAACAACATGGAATACCTTTGCTTCAAAATTTCATAAGCCAATTGCTCATTTATTTCAAGTGGACAGTACATTTATTTTACAATCCATATCTAACATCCGCTGGCCAAAAGCATTACAACCAAGTGATTTATTTGGAAGACAAAAACTCAGAGAAACAAAGAGAGGCATCAAAAGATTGAATCTTGTTGACAACCCATTGGAGATATTCTTCAAAGGGAGCAAAAGGAGCCATTCGGGAAAGGTTTACCTGAAGAGCGTGGTCTCACGCAGGAAACccggaagaagaaaacaagaagaaatgcAATAGCGGAAGGAGGAGGATGGGAATCAAAGAGTGCCAAGGAGTTAAGAGAATTCCAAATTGACTTTGAGCGGTGACTCGCCGAATGATACAAATTGGAGCCGTACGTAGTGAGTACCCCATAGGAAAAACCGAGATGTGCTTGGAAGGTCCAAATTAATGTTGGTACATGGTGGGCCCAACTTTATCTGTACCATGAAATAAATGAACAGAAATCTAAGCAGCCTTTTGAGTACGAGGACAGAAATTGAcattagggggggggggggggaagggctTGGTTGgcttatcctttttttttaagatcACTTTTAAACCTTTCTTGTTActgtgtaaaattttaaaaatgaactaatatttaagttaataataagtttaaataaatatattttaaattatcatttatataattatatatttaattttaaaaaaattaataaattatcaaaatttaataaaaggactagaatagatatattattaaataatataaataaaatttataaaaaaatattatttttaataaaaaataaattttaaattaatatttaactgatataatttttaccattatatgttcataaattatatataattattaaaaaatatattaatatatttttttttatttaaatttaaatttaattcataaaaatactaaatatatatgttatgatattaaaatatattatacacacacatagagaATGGTAGTGTATGGAGGCAATGGCGATAAAAAGTGCTGCAATGAATGCTCGAGGTGATGAAAGAGAAAATGGAGGCAACGAAGATAATAATGGGGCTGGAGGCAACGATTGAGATGGGGTTGATGGAAGTGGCGACTAGAAGGAGATGGAGGGAAGAGGCAATGGAAGTGgtaatatttaaaaacaagGAGTGAAAAATATTAGACTTTTAGAAAGGGAAAATTGTAAAACATTTGATTAACGAAATAAGTTGATAACAATGTTTTGAGAAAAGTTGAGGTGGAGTGTTTTTCTAAAACGTTGTTAAAATagcatttgaatttttaatttttaacaaacatataattaaataaattatatatcatttaaaattcGTCGACAGCTTATAACCAGTTAAACCTCTATCCCAAACACCCtttaaataatttgttgttTAGGTTTAGAGTTTAgactttattaaattttgtttattaaaCTTCATAAGTTGTGGGTTTATGTTATCAAATTTGACCCTTCTTTTATCCAAGTTCAACTAAACTCATTTGAGATACCGAAATCAACTCTCTCTGGTTGCCTaacaattgttatttttaatgagcttttttacacattatatacatttatataatctATTATATTTAACTTTAAATGGAATGGAGATTTGATCATGTCCTAAGCTAATAAATTCTTGTATCTTTTGGTTCAATAAGAAAAGGTATGAAAAGGAACAATCTAACTAATGATGGTTATTCAaaagtttatttaaaattgaattattctCCTAATTGATCTCAACTTCAAATTTATACGCCAACATATTCTCtaacaatcaaattaatttgatgtaaagtaattatatgaaataaataacatacatattttttaaaatttatgttcttACGTAAATATATTGTGAAGGGAAAGATGGTCACGATTGTTTCACGTAGATAATCATCTCTTAATTCATTGATTAATTTTAGAGAAATATAGATTCGGGTCTAGATTGAggtaaattcaaatatttgggTTAGCCTTGGGATATATCACATCAAAGGTCACAAAATTTTAGTGTCTTTTAcaatttaatcactaaattttaattctttacaaAGTGATCACAAAcatttaaaatgttttgcaatataatcactaaagtgattttttgacaatttctcGTCAAAATTACTGATGTGGCAATGGCCACATCACCGTCACGTCAGTAATTTCGGTTAAGAACtatcaaaaaatcactttaatgaccacattataaaatattttaaaattttattatcactttataagaaattaaaatttaataatcaaattaaaaagtaCATCAAAATTTTGTAACTTTTGGCGTGGTTTACCACCTAGCCTTGACatcatatcaatttaaataatattaatttaaatattataatatacacGTCGCTTTCAAAAACTTTAAGAGAGATTTGTAGCCTCTGAGTTGGGTACGGAATTagcaaatttaataaaaatggaacCAACTGGAAATGTGCATGCCACCCTCCACTAGTAGTGGGAAGCAGCAGCTTGACGATGAGCCGGCAGTGACATGACAGCTCAACACGGATCTCCTTTTCCTCCCCACCCCACCACATTCACAGCTTCATCAAATTAAAACCGCGTCCATGGCTTACCCACTTCGATCCATTTGGCAGACTAGACGGGTGTGAAAAAAAGCAAGAGCCAAACGCGGGAGCAAGAATCATTgttcctatttatttatttactctaATAATTAATGCTGTTGGGAATTTGGAAAcgctttttcctttttcttgtttgtttgttaCAGATAATGGGTCAGCCAGCCAGCTGGTTTACAGCTACTCTCCCTCCCTTCTGTTATCTGCACGCACGTAAACAGAGCATTCTGCTATTTCTCTGCTTCTTCCTCTCACCTTcccccaacccaacccaaccctcTCGCCATTTCCCTTCTCCTTCTGTATATATAAATGCCTCCAGACGCCTCCTTCTACCATCCCCACAGACAAAAACAAGGcttttctttctccatcttttcaTCCTTGGCAAcatggcttcttcttcttcttctgcttcgtTTCCAACGGCTTCTCCTGTTTTCATGATCTTCTCGCTTCTGGCTAGTAGCTTACTCTTCATGGCTGTCTCCTCCGCCGCCGACCTCCACCAAGACGTCGACATCACTTGGGGCGACGGCCGCGCCAGGATCCTCGACAACGGCCAGCTCCTCACTCTCTCGCTCGACAAAGCCTCTGGCTCCGGCTTCCAGTCCAAGAACCAGTATCTCTTCGGCAACATCCACATGCAGCTCAAGCTTGTCCCCGGAAACTCCGCCGGCACAGTCACTGCCTACTATGTACGTCTCACCTTCTCCGTATCttccgtatatatatatgtataaaccCGCCTTGCATTCATTAATTTCCTTCAAGTTCTGGTACTGAATTTTCATTTCTGGGTTGGTGCAGCTGTCGTCGCAGGGAACAACCCACGACGAGATAGACTTCGAATTCTTGGGAAATTTGAGCGGAGACCCCTACATTCTCCACACCAATGTGTTCAGCCAAGGCAAGGGAAACCGAGAGCAGCAATTCTACTTGTGGTTCGACCCCACCGCCGATTTCCACACCTACTCCATCCTCTGGAATCCCCAGCGCATCATGTGAGTGCCCTAACAAACAATCGGGATTACTCGCCCTACCATTAATCAACCTATCACATTATTCTCAATCAGCCCTTGTTTTGTCTGTCTCTGATTTCAGATTCTCGGTGGACGGCACGCCCATCAGAGAGTTCAAGAACGCAGAGTCCGTGGGCGTTGCGTACCCAAAGAACCAGCCGATGAGGATATACTCCAGCCTCTGGAACGCCGATGACTGGGCCACCAGGGGCGGGCTCGTGAAGACCGACTGGACCCAAGCTCCCTTCACGGCTTCCTACAGGAACTTCAAAGCGGATGATGCTTGCGTCTGGTCTTCTGGAGCATCGTCGTGCGGCAGCTCCAGTGGCTCGACTAGTTCATGGCTCTCCCAGGAGCTGGACTCCACAAGCCAGGAGAGGCTGAGATGGGTGCAGAAGAAGTACATGATCTACAATTACTGCGCCGACGCCAAGAGGTTTCCGCAGGGCCCTCCTCCCGAATGCAGCCTCTCCTAATTGAACAAAATCAAGCGCAATTCATGCATCAATCCGTGATATTCTTTTGCATCTAACTGCCACAAATATTCATTTGATTTATTCTTTATCATTGTAATTTTTGTTGAGCTCCTATTGTACAAGAACATTTTATTACATTTTCTATTCAAAACAGAGAGAAAGCATGCAGCTACGTGTGTTCTTGTTATTTCTTCACCATCTGATTTGGTCTTTCTTAACAAATGGAATGATGTATACCATACGACAACAAACCAAAGCTTCAAAAAGGCACCAAACTCCCCTCTCTTTCTTTGAAGTGAAgccaaaatttctaaatttttagagCCTTAATTTTTATCGGTAAACCAAAGTTTCATTGATATAATTAACAATAAGTTAACCACCAAAGCCATGTTATGACTATTCAAGGGTATTctattcattatttattatttgccTTTTAAGTTTGTATTTGTCttggattttgaattttcttaaacTATTATATACGCggtagattttattttatttttattttaagcacAATTTTAGTTACTATATACTTCTttagtttataaaaatttatttacattttttttttggctataaataagaatttcattgaaaaaaactaaaaaacgaCTCCAATTTTAAGTTATGACACATCTTGAAGCTCACAATAAAAGACTAAACTAAAAAATCTaaacaactaataaaaatatacaacacAAATAAATGTATGTGCaaccataaaagaaaaaatattcatCGGCATCACTTTCTAAATCCTTTTAGAAAATACTTCACTAAGGATAATCTAGCTCAAGTCATTATTTTACAATAGTATTGGTATTCATGATCTTAATCTCTAGTTAAAAAGTGGCTCAAAATAATGGAGTAAACAACGGATATTAGAAGAAACCATCAATTCATAAATTTTTCGGAGGATTATGTTGACTTATTAAGTTATTCAAATTTAACAGTTGTGTTGACAATCTAagaatatttatcaaaataattactttaaatttataaatatatttataactcaaatCACCATATAAGTGATTCAAATCAACAGAGTAAAGAAGAGTCATTAGTTGGAAGCCTCCAAAAATATGGCAGAGCTCGGCTTGTAAAGTAAGAACAGTTGTGAGAACAGAGTAAGAACaaaaaaacttattaattaagaaatgaGTAAGAACCGATTGTGTTGACTTATTAAATCatccaaatttaataattgtaacATAGTGGAGTCAACCGTCAAATGATAGCAATCTACTGCACCATGAGAACATTGTATTTCTCActttattcccataataggctccatcttcttcttttcttggttTGATTTctaatctaatttttaaattttggatataattaatagtaagatgacaaaaaattattaaattttaagtgtttAATTAGATATAGACCCATTAAGTAGAATGTAAAAAGTGCACCTCAAATATTCACTGTAATGCCTTAAGGCATAATATGGCATTCGCTTAAAAAAACTTGTATCGTCTACAACTATCTCAGCGTAGTAAGTCTTGACATTACTAATGTCACTCTCAAGATCCTCCCCTAGAAAGAAACATTATGTTTTCCTTAGGAATCGAACCCACACTGAGAGCCTCCAGAAAAGCTTTCAACCTGTCCCTTTGCCACTCGACTATATTCTCTATATGATTGATGTTGAGTATGGTGTAGCATTAACTCCTTAAAACACTATTATTTTGATAAGAGGATGGAGGGTCATCTGGCAACCGCTCATTGGTTGCTCTAAAATGTTATCGTTTTGGAGCCCATGAGTTCGGAAGGCCAAACAACAACCCCCTTTGTTATTTCGTGGCTTGTTTGATTCCTCCTTTGTCATTTGAGATCGTTGATCTGATCCTTAAATTTCATCTCAACCAGTACTTCTATCTATTTATATTCTATTGAATTTCTGCAGCACAACCAATTATCTTATTAGGGTTTTAGTCTGTCTGCTTTATTTTTCGTTCTCTTTTGTACATGTTTTCGTTTTCTCTCTAGCTAGTTCTTAGGGTTTTGTCTCTTATCTTTATTTTGTGTGGTTATGGGGTATTTTTGTTAATGAACTATTGAGTGTACAGTAAATAAGTGTGATAAATATAGAGGCTCTTAATcgagttttttttattagtataaTGACCTCTCATTGTCAGAGTTCAACGTGGATGTAACCCTATTTAAAAGGTGAACCACGATAAAATTGTTATGtgtcatttatattttttttttactgatttCATTTTTGTATACGTGTGTGTTTCCGTTTATGAATGTTCTTTACATATTTCTGTTTTGAATGCAAGTGTTTGAAGTAGTCGAGCCTTTGCTCGTCCCAAAAATTAATGACTTAATTCAAGAAGAGTGTGTTGTAGCCCTCCTTCTGCGGGGCCGAGAGTTCTCCCAAAGAAGGTACTGATCCCCGGAGAAGCAGTTCTCCTGAAAGAGTTCCTCCGAGAGAAAGTTCTCCTGGAGAACCATCTTAAGGTAGATATAATGAAAGCACAAACAGGAAGCAATAGAGAACGTCTCAATTCTCAAACGTTGTTGATGAAGAATCAAAGGCCTTTTCCTACATTGTAGAATGGCATTTGTTCTCTTACCAAAGGATATGTCAGTTTGTACTTGAAACGCAAGGAGATGAGTATGTTCAGTGTATCAATGATGATTTTTAACTTCAAATCTATAACTAGATTGATTGTAGCAATGGGTACAAACAAGaagttatatatgtatatgtattgaATCGATTTCAAAATGTAATCTTGACTTaggaatattattattttactttattatttgatttcaaGAAAGAAACATCGATCATAGAGAATGAAAACATCCCCTCCGTgatttaaatacaaaagaatCATTATCGCAAGAAACCATGGCTGTAGTAGGCTGCTATGGCAAATGAATTAATTGATGATCTGCGGATTGCGTTTGATTTTTGTCCAATTAGGAGAGGCTGCATTCGGGAGGAAGGCCCTGAGGGAACCTCTTGGCGTCGGCGCAGTAATTGTAGATCATGTAGTTCTTCTGCACCCATCTCAGCCTCTCCTGGCTTGTGGAGTCCAGCTCCTGGGAGAGCCATGAACTAGTCGAACCACTGGAGCTGCCGCACGAGGATGATCCAGAAGACCACACGCAAGCCTCATCCGCTTTGAAGTTCCTGTAGGAAGCTGTGAAGGGAGCTTGGGTCCAGTCGGTCTTCACCAGCCCGCCCCTGGTGGCCCAGTCATCGGCGTTCCAGAGGCTGGAGTATATCCTCATCGGCTGGTTCTTTGGGTACGCTACGCCCACCGACTCCGCGTTCTTGAACTCTCTGATGGGCGTGCCGTCCACCGAGAATCTGAAATCAGAGACAGACAAAAACAAGAGTTGATTGAGAATAATGTGATTGGTCGATTAACTGTAGGGCGAGTAATCCCGATTGTTTGTTAGGGCAGGGCACTCACATGATGCGCTGGGGATTCCAGAGGATGGAGTAGGTGTGGAAATCGGCGGTTGGGTCGAACCACAAGTAGAATTGCTGCTCTCTGTTTCCCTTGCCTTGGCTGAACACGTTGGTGTGGAGAATGTAGGGGTCTCCGCTCAAATTTCCCAAGAATTCGAAGTCTATCTCGTCGTGGGTTGATCCTTGCGACGACAGCTGCACCAATCCCCAAATGAAAATTCAGTACCAGAACTTAAAAGGAAATTAATGAATGCAAGGcgggtttatatatatatatatataagatacgGAGAAGGTGAGACGTACATAGTAGGCAGTGACGGTGCCGGCGGAGTTCCCGGGGACAAGCTTGAGCTGCATGTGGATGTTGCCGAAGAGATATTGGTTCTTGGACTGGAAGCCGGAGCCAGAGGCTTTGTCGAGCGAGAGAGTGAGGAGCTGGCCGTTGTCAAGGATCCTGGCGCGGCCGTCTCCCCAAGTGATGTCGACGTCTTGGTGGAGGTCGGCGGAGGAGGAGGCAGCCATGAAGAGTAAGCTACTACCCAGAAGCGAGGAGAACACTAGCAACATGGGTTGAACtctcgaagaagaaga from Diospyros lotus cultivar Yz01 chromosome 4, ASM1463336v1, whole genome shotgun sequence includes the following:
- the LOC127799616 gene encoding xyloglucan endotransglucosylase protein 7-like, whose product is MASSSSSASFPTASPVFMIFSLLASSLLFMAVSSAADLHQDVDITWGDGRARILDNGQLLTLSLDKASGSGFQSKNQYLFGNIHMQLKLVPGNSAGTVTAYYLSSQGTTHDEIDFEFLGNLSGDPYILHTNVFSQGKGNREQQFYLWFDPTADFHTYSILWNPQRIIFSVDGTPIREFKNAESVGVAYPKNQPMRIYSSLWNADDWATRGGLVKTDWTQAPFTASYRNFKADDACVWSSGASSCGSSSGSTSSWLSQELDSTSQERLRWVQKKYMIYNYCADAKRFPQGPPPECSLS
- the LOC127799615 gene encoding probable xyloglucan endotransglucosylase/hydrolase protein 23, which produces MAASSYSYSYSSSSSRVQPMLLVFSSLLGSSLLFMAASSSADLHQDVDITWGDGRARILDNGQLLTLSLDKASGSGFQSKNQYLFGNIHMQLKLVPGNSAGTVTAYYLSSQGSTHDEIDFEFLGNLSGDPYILHTNVFSQGKGNREQQFYLWFDPTADFHTYSILWNPQRIIFSVDGTPIREFKNAESVGVAYPKNQPMRIYSSLWNADDWATRGGLVKTDWTQAPFTASYRNFKADEACVWSSGSSSCGSSSGSTSSWLSQELDSTSQERLRWVQKNYMIYNYCADAKRFPQGLPPECSLS